A single window of Leptolyngbya ohadii IS1 DNA harbors:
- a CDS encoding PPC domain-containing protein, translating into MVTFSNSRLSLPQSPAVPAFAAESNRTSDSIDRIGSVFVRRQRAADQGGNSLANAAILIQNRGKKQISDRVNRRDVDFYRVDLTTAANIKLNFSNRSNATIVGRLLDGQGQSLFYQGQQQTISFAPDLNFSKTLRNIEPGIYYIQVSTRSRANAQYRLTLNVSDAAARPSTPDCGCGS; encoded by the coding sequence ATGGTAACTTTCTCAAATTCTCGCCTTTCCTTGCCTCAGTCGCCTGCTGTTCCGGCGTTTGCAGCAGAATCGAACCGGACTTCCGACTCGATCGATCGCATCGGTTCAGTCTTTGTCAGACGGCAGCGCGCCGCAGACCAGGGCGGCAATTCCCTCGCCAATGCCGCTATCCTGATTCAAAACCGGGGCAAAAAGCAAATCTCCGATCGGGTGAACCGTCGCGATGTAGATTTTTATCGCGTTGACCTGACGACCGCCGCCAACATCAAGCTGAATTTCAGCAATCGATCGAATGCGACGATCGTGGGAAGACTGCTCGATGGTCAGGGACAATCCCTCTTCTATCAGGGACAGCAGCAAACCATTTCCTTCGCGCCTGATCTAAACTTCAGTAAAACTCTCCGCAATATCGAACCTGGAATCTATTACATTCAGGTTTCTACCCGTAGCCGCGCCAATGCCCAATACAGGCTCACCCTCAACGTGAGTGACGCTGCTGCCCGACCCTCAACGCCCGACTGCGGCTGTGGTAGTTAA
- a CDS encoding glycosyl hydrolase family 8, translated as MPISLLLALPIVLLLSSVSLALGTRSSGEKPGASQFSRKGGIAPQMISQPISQPIPPIISQRIAAQTTPTTSELLRQSWTAYKQRFIQADGRVIDWEANGRTVSEGQAYAMLRSVLANDPATFALTLQWAEQNLQRRDGNQLRDRLWAWKWGQNDQGDDKGEWGILDSNFASDADIDAATALILAARRWNRPEYLTLAQAKLKDIWESSTIVVNSSAPMRHLLPGPIASFQPQPDRVILNPSYGAPYAFRLFAQVDPGRDWMSLVESSYRLLEDSAALSEAGLPSDWVVLNLTTGAYEPIDESLAQETNLRSVYSFDAFRVWWRVALDATWFNEPRAVAYLREHLRPLQQQWRSNRRIAARIDLEGNPTVSYEATSQYAMLYPAMRLIDPALADEIRSQKLLSTYRNGIWDNDSAYYVQNLAWFGLFPNREVAASWLRSR; from the coding sequence ATGCCCATTTCCCTCCTGCTAGCTTTGCCGATCGTCTTGCTTCTGTCTTCTGTGAGTCTTGCGCTGGGAACCCGCAGTAGCGGCGAAAAGCCGGGTGCTTCGCAGTTCTCCCGCAAGGGGGGAATTGCCCCCCAAATGATCTCCCAACCGATCTCCCAACCGATCCCCCCAATAATTTCCCAGCGGATTGCTGCCCAAACCACGCCCACGACCTCCGAGCTGCTGCGCCAGAGCTGGACGGCTTACAAGCAGCGATTTATTCAGGCAGATGGACGAGTGATCGACTGGGAAGCAAATGGGCGAACTGTTTCTGAAGGGCAGGCTTACGCCATGCTGCGATCGGTGCTGGCAAATGATCCCGCGACCTTTGCGTTAACGCTGCAATGGGCAGAGCAAAATCTTCAGCGGCGGGATGGCAATCAGCTTCGCGATCGGCTGTGGGCGTGGAAATGGGGGCAAAACGACCAGGGAGATGATAAGGGCGAGTGGGGCATTCTGGACAGCAACTTTGCCAGCGATGCGGATATTGATGCGGCTACGGCGTTGATTTTAGCGGCGCGTCGGTGGAACCGCCCGGAATACCTGACGCTGGCACAGGCGAAGCTGAAAGACATCTGGGAGAGTTCAACGATCGTCGTGAATTCCAGCGCCCCAATGCGGCATTTACTTCCGGGTCCGATCGCCTCCTTTCAGCCCCAGCCCGATCGCGTGATCCTGAATCCGTCCTATGGGGCACCCTATGCTTTTCGTCTGTTTGCCCAGGTCGATCCGGGGCGGGACTGGATGAGTTTGGTGGAGAGCAGCTATCGGCTTTTAGAGGACTCCGCTGCCCTGTCGGAAGCTGGACTGCCGAGCGATTGGGTCGTGCTGAACCTGACCACCGGAGCCTATGAGCCGATCGATGAGAGTCTGGCGCAGGAAACGAATTTGCGATCGGTCTATAGTTTTGATGCCTTTCGGGTCTGGTGGCGGGTGGCGCTGGATGCGACCTGGTTTAACGAGCCGCGAGCCGTTGCTTACCTGCGCGAACATTTAAGACCGCTTCAGCAGCAGTGGCGATCGAACCGTCGAATTGCGGCAAGGATCGACCTGGAGGGAAATCCCACGGTGTCCTACGAGGCGACCAGCCAGTACGCCATGCTGTATCCGGCGATGCGGCTGATTGACCCTGCCCTGGCGGATGAGATCCGATCGCAAAAGCTGCTGTCCACTTACCGGAACGGCATCTGGGACAACGACTCTGCCTACTACGTTCAGAATCTTGCCTGGTTTGGGCTATTTCCGAATCGGGAGGTGGCGGCAAGCTGGTTGAGGAGTCGCTAA
- a CDS encoding cell division protein FtsQ/DivIB, producing the protein MHSVSSAQIAARRRKLRHQRRLQVFRVSWQLLMVGGLTAGLIWVVSLPDWMLRSASQVKVEGNESLSAETIRGLLPIAYPQFLLTLKPQSIVNQLELQAPIAEATVTRRLFPPGLTIRIQERNPVAIVYGGSVNSGIAASSTNPANPGSTPAPIPNSIPGSPAPGSSAELKPTTFLDERGTVIPYDKYMALRGSRPLPTLKVIGIQQDQQRKDWAVLYQQVSQSPVKVFEIDWREPGNMILRTEMGTVHLGAYGSQFSKQLQTLDRMRYLSQKIEVGDIAYIDLRNPDMPRIETTQVVSPIPEPVVQPDADADPDGSLDASPNESPDESSNESPTVSDQTTIEPAAAGDQTELPDSD; encoded by the coding sequence ATGCACTCTGTATCTTCAGCTCAAATTGCGGCTCGTCGGCGCAAACTGCGACACCAGCGGCGCTTGCAGGTCTTTCGCGTGAGCTGGCAACTGCTCATGGTGGGCGGACTCACTGCCGGACTGATTTGGGTTGTTTCCCTGCCCGATTGGATGCTCCGCAGCGCCTCCCAGGTCAAAGTCGAGGGCAACGAGTCCCTTTCGGCGGAAACCATTCGCGGTCTGCTGCCGATCGCCTACCCCCAGTTTCTCCTGACGCTCAAACCCCAGTCGATCGTGAACCAGCTAGAGTTGCAGGCACCGATCGCCGAAGCCACCGTGACCCGCCGCCTGTTTCCCCCCGGTCTGACGATTCGGATTCAGGAGCGCAATCCTGTGGCGATCGTGTATGGCGGTTCGGTTAATTCAGGAATAGCCGCTAGTTCTACAAATCCGGCAAATCCGGGCAGCACTCCAGCCCCTATTCCAAACTCAATTCCAGGCTCTCCAGCCCCAGGGTCTTCAGCCGAACTGAAGCCAACCACCTTTCTCGACGAGCGCGGCACGGTGATTCCCTACGACAAATATATGGCGCTGCGCGGATCGCGTCCTTTGCCCACCCTGAAGGTGATCGGCATTCAGCAGGATCAGCAGCGCAAGGATTGGGCGGTTCTCTATCAGCAGGTCAGCCAGAGTCCGGTGAAGGTGTTTGAGATCGACTGGCGCGAACCCGGCAATATGATTCTCCGAACTGAAATGGGCACAGTGCATCTGGGCGCCTACGGATCGCAGTTTTCCAAGCAGCTCCAAACCCTCGATCGAATGCGCTATCTCAGCCAAAAAATTGAAGTGGGCGACATTGCCTATATTGATCTGAGAAATCCAGATATGCCGCGCATCGAAACCACGCAGGTCGTTTCCCCCATTCCCGAACCTGTGGTTCAGCCCGACGCAGATGCAGATCCCGATGGAAGTCTCGATGCGAGTCCCAATGAAAGTCCTGATGAAAGTTCCAATGAAAGCCCCACAGTTTCCGATCAAACGACGATCGAACCCGCTGCCGCAGGGGATCAAACTGAATTGCCGGATTCCGATTAA
- the ftsZ gene encoding cell division protein FtsZ codes for MNSSNPFSANSGVHLGQRDVKGALGEETRSGEIVPSSVASIKVIGVGGGGCNAVNRMIASGVSGVEFWTINTDAQALTKASSTNCLQIGQKLTRGLGAGGNPAIGQKAAEESRDEIAAALEHADLVFITAGMGGGTGTGAAPIVAEVAKEVGALTVGVITRPFTFEGKRRTNQADEGISALQTRVDTLIMIPNDKLLTVISEQTPVQEAFRVADDILRQGVQGISDIITIPGLVNVDFADVRAVMADAGSALMGIGVGSGKSRAREAATTAISSPLLESSIEGAKGVVFNITGGYDLTLHEVNAAAEIIYEAVDPNANIIFGAVLEEQLQGEVRITVIATGFSTEPQAQQPAQATRVSPLKRTPPAPPTTMTPPPQPLPPTTSEPRNKPGLDIPEFLQRRRPPKY; via the coding sequence ATGAACTCATCGAACCCCTTTAGCGCAAACTCTGGGGTACACTTGGGACAACGTGATGTCAAAGGCGCACTGGGAGAGGAAACCAGGAGTGGAGAAATTGTGCCAAGCAGCGTAGCCAGCATTAAGGTAATTGGCGTGGGCGGCGGCGGCTGTAATGCCGTGAACCGTATGATTGCCAGCGGAGTCAGCGGTGTGGAGTTCTGGACGATCAATACTGATGCCCAGGCACTCACCAAGGCGTCTTCTACAAACTGTCTGCAAATCGGGCAGAAGCTCACGCGTGGTCTAGGGGCGGGTGGTAATCCGGCGATCGGGCAAAAGGCGGCGGAAGAATCCCGCGATGAGATTGCGGCAGCATTGGAACACGCAGATCTGGTCTTTATTACGGCAGGCATGGGCGGCGGTACGGGTACGGGGGCTGCGCCGATCGTCGCTGAGGTGGCAAAAGAGGTAGGGGCTCTAACCGTGGGTGTTATCACCCGTCCATTTACCTTTGAGGGCAAGCGGCGGACGAATCAGGCAGATGAGGGGATTTCTGCGCTGCAAACCCGCGTCGATACGCTGATCATGATCCCGAACGACAAGCTGCTGACCGTCATCTCGGAGCAAACGCCGGTTCAGGAAGCGTTCCGCGTAGCAGACGACATTCTGCGCCAGGGCGTGCAGGGCATCTCGGATATCATTACCATTCCCGGTCTGGTGAACGTAGACTTTGCCGATGTGCGGGCAGTGATGGCAGATGCAGGTTCAGCGCTGATGGGAATTGGGGTCGGGTCGGGCAAGTCTAGAGCCAGGGAAGCGGCAACAACCGCCATTTCCTCTCCGCTGCTGGAATCCTCGATCGAAGGCGCAAAGGGCGTGGTTTTCAATATCACGGGCGGTTACGATCTCACCCTGCACGAGGTCAATGCGGCAGCAGAGATTATCTACGAAGCGGTTGATCCCAACGCCAATATCATCTTTGGGGCAGTGCTAGAAGAGCAGCTTCAGGGCGAGGTGCGGATCACGGTGATTGCCACCGGATTCTCGACGGAACCCCAGGCACAACAGCCTGCCCAGGCAACCAGGGTATCTCCCCTCAAACGGACGCCGCCCGCTCCCCCAACAACGATGACTCCCCCACCGCAGCCCCTGCCGCCCACCACTTCGGAGCCGCGCAACAAGCCGGGACTCGACATTCCTGAGTTTCTTCAGCGTCGCCGCCCGCCCAAATACTAG
- a CDS encoding DMT family transporter produces MTLLARPSPWKIGLILAVGVLSVSAAAIFIRLAFQAAGESGVGFSLVLAASRLTIASLILSPTWRNFGRNFKRNSGQNSGQNSVGLQPSRRSYTLSIAAGVFLAIHFATWITSLSFTSIAASATLVTTNPVWVALLSWLWLKEKPSRMTIAGIVITLLGSGLVALGGDSITAGSNPLLGNSLALVGSWAVSLYFLLGREAQRQGLTIGNHLVLTYTTAALVLLPLPLMFGAGYTGYASAVYGYILLIALFPQLIGHSSLNWAVRWVSPTLVTLTILAEPVGSSLLGAIVFRENPGWTVIFGAIVILSGVAIAALGSRSDSLQ; encoded by the coding sequence ATGACCCTTTTGGCGCGTCCTTCGCCCTGGAAAATTGGGTTAATTCTTGCTGTAGGTGTGCTGTCTGTTTCCGCAGCGGCAATTTTCATTCGGCTCGCGTTTCAGGCGGCAGGGGAATCCGGTGTGGGGTTCAGTCTGGTGTTGGCGGCAAGTCGGCTGACGATCGCCTCACTGATTCTATCCCCCACCTGGCGAAACTTTGGGCGGAACTTTAAGCGGAACTCTGGGCAAAACTCTGGGCAAAACTCTGTCGGACTCCAGCCTTCCCGGCGCAGCTATACCTTGTCGATCGCCGCAGGTGTCTTTCTGGCAATTCACTTTGCCACCTGGATCACGTCCCTTTCGTTCACGTCGATCGCCGCTTCGGCAACCCTGGTGACGACGAATCCAGTTTGGGTAGCGCTGCTGTCCTGGCTGTGGCTAAAGGAAAAGCCGAGCAGGATGACGATCGCCGGAATTGTCATAACGCTGCTGGGGAGCGGGCTGGTGGCGCTGGGCGGAGATTCGATAACCGCAGGCAGCAATCCGCTGTTGGGCAATTCCTTAGCGCTGGTTGGCTCCTGGGCAGTCAGCCTCTACTTTCTGCTGGGACGGGAAGCCCAGCGTCAGGGGCTTACGATCGGCAATCACCTCGTCCTCACCTACACCACAGCCGCCCTGGTTCTTCTGCCCCTCCCTCTGATGTTTGGCGCAGGCTATACGGGCTATGCCTCTGCCGTTTATGGCTATATTCTGCTGATTGCCCTGTTCCCGCAGCTGATTGGGCACAGCAGCCTCAATTGGGCAGTGCGATGGGTATCGCCAACGCTGGTGACGCTGACAATTCTGGCAGAACCCGTAGGCTCCAGTTTGTTAGGGGCGATCGTGTTTCGGGAGAATCCCGGCTGGACGGTGATATTTGGGGCGATCGTGATTTTGAGTGGGGTGGCGATCGCCGCTTTGGGTTCCCGATCGGATTCGCTTCAGTAA
- the galE gene encoding UDP-glucose 4-epimerase GalE, whose product MSPTKPTVLVTGGAGYIGSHAVLALQQAGYGVIVLDNLVYGHRELVEDVLKVELVVGDTNDRALLDQLFASREIAAVMHFAAYAYVGESVTDPAKYYENNVVGTLRLLEAMVAANIKKFVFSSTCATYGVPKTVPIPEDHPQDPINPYGATKLMVERILADFDVAYGLKSVCFRYFNAAGADSEGRLGEDHQPETHLIPLVLLTALGKRDSISVFGTDYPTEDGTCIRDYIHVTDLASAHVLGLDYLMQDNPSEKFNLGNGSGFSVKQIIDAAREVTGREIKVVECDRRAGDPPALIGSSGKAKEILGWKPQHADIHQIIRDAWNWHQRRHLV is encoded by the coding sequence GTGTCACCAACAAAACCAACTGTTTTAGTCACAGGGGGTGCGGGCTACATCGGCTCCCATGCGGTGCTGGCACTTCAGCAGGCAGGCTACGGCGTGATCGTGCTGGACAACCTGGTGTATGGACACCGAGAACTGGTGGAGGATGTGCTGAAGGTTGAGTTAGTGGTGGGCGATACAAACGATCGTGCCCTGCTGGATCAGCTGTTTGCCAGCCGCGAGATTGCTGCCGTGATGCACTTCGCCGCCTATGCCTATGTAGGCGAGTCCGTGACCGATCCGGCAAAATACTACGAGAATAACGTGGTCGGGACGCTGAGACTGCTGGAGGCAATGGTTGCTGCCAATATCAAAAAGTTTGTCTTCTCCTCGACCTGTGCCACCTACGGCGTGCCCAAGACCGTCCCAATTCCAGAAGATCATCCCCAAGATCCGATTAACCCCTACGGGGCAACCAAGCTGATGGTGGAGCGGATTCTGGCGGACTTTGATGTGGCATACGGGCTGAAGTCAGTCTGTTTCCGCTACTTTAATGCGGCTGGCGCTGATTCGGAAGGACGACTGGGCGAAGATCACCAGCCGGAAACCCACCTGATCCCCCTGGTGCTGCTGACGGCACTCGGCAAGCGCGATTCGATCTCCGTCTTTGGGACAGACTACCCGACAGAGGACGGAACCTGTATTCGCGACTATATTCACGTCACGGATCTGGCTTCTGCCCACGTTCTGGGACTGGATTACCTGATGCAGGACAACCCCAGCGAGAAATTTAACCTGGGCAACGGCAGCGGTTTTTCTGTGAAACAAATTATCGACGCCGCCCGGGAAGTGACCGGACGGGAAATCAAAGTCGTGGAATGCGATCGTCGCGCCGGTGATCCCCCTGCCCTGATCGGCAGCAGCGGCAAGGCAAAGGAAATCCTGGGCTGGAAACCGCAGCACGCCGACATTCACCAGATCATTCGCGATGCGTGGAACTGGCATCAGCGTCGCCATCTGGTCTAA
- a CDS encoding cobyrinate a,c-diamide synthase, with product MAVIIAGDRSGVGKTTVTLALLAALRQWGTVQSFKVGPDYIDPMFHTQVTGRSCRNLDPVLTSESYVERCFRQHRQTADFGLVEGVMGLFDGAGSSDYASTAHIARLLDLPILLVLDCSRMARSIAALVHGFRSFDPRLKFAGVVLNRVGSDRHLELLQAALEPINLPILGVLRRQAEITIPDRHLGLVPTEELPQMQELIDRLAVLGKESFDWGKLLPLMKGDRSQSLLAPVLLGDPAPNRPLNPPYVGNLEGQIPRIGVARDRAFSFYYADNLDLLERLGAELVYWSPLTDELPAEVNGLYFGGGFPEMFAAELQANAIGRAAVRSTIVAGMPTYAECGGLMYLSQSIMDFEGRSWEMAGILPTVAQMGKRLTLGYRQAAALQNSPFMQEKAIVWGHEFHRSTLTQLPKTPLYQIRGYDATSPATTEGWHMHQAHASYVHLHWGDRAWMPHNFLQACLRFGKVQPGTF from the coding sequence ATGGCGGTAATCATTGCAGGCGATCGCAGCGGGGTGGGCAAAACAACCGTCACACTGGCTTTGCTAGCGGCTCTGCGGCAGTGGGGCACGGTGCAGTCCTTCAAGGTGGGACCCGACTACATCGATCCCATGTTCCATACGCAGGTGACAGGACGATCGTGCCGCAATCTCGATCCGGTTCTCACGTCAGAATCCTACGTTGAGCGCTGTTTTCGTCAGCACAGGCAGACCGCAGATTTTGGACTGGTAGAAGGCGTGATGGGACTGTTTGACGGGGCAGGTTCCTCGGATTACGCCAGTACCGCCCACATTGCTCGCTTGCTCGATTTGCCGATTCTGCTCGTGCTGGACTGTAGCCGCATGGCGCGATCGATCGCCGCTCTAGTTCATGGGTTTCGATCGTTTGATCCGCGTCTGAAATTTGCCGGAGTGGTTTTGAATCGGGTGGGAAGCGATCGCCATCTGGAACTGCTGCAAGCGGCTTTGGAGCCAATCAATTTGCCAATTCTGGGGGTTCTGCGTCGTCAGGCGGAAATTACCATTCCCGATCGCCATCTGGGTCTGGTGCCCACCGAAGAACTGCCGCAGATGCAGGAATTAATCGATCGGTTGGCAGTGCTGGGAAAGGAGAGTTTTGACTGGGGAAAGCTGCTGCCGCTGATGAAGGGAGATCGGAGTCAATCCCTACTAGCTCCTGTCCTGCTGGGAGACCCCGCTCCGAACCGCCCCCTAAATCCCCCATATGTGGGGAACCTTGAAGGACAGATTCCTCGGATTGGGGTGGCACGCGATCGGGCGTTTAGCTTTTACTATGCCGATAATCTGGATTTGCTGGAAAGGCTGGGCGCAGAGTTGGTCTACTGGAGTCCTTTAACGGATGAGTTGCCTGCGGAGGTGAACGGCTTGTACTTTGGCGGCGGCTTTCCAGAGATGTTTGCGGCAGAACTTCAGGCAAACGCGATCGGGCGGGCGGCAGTGCGATCGACAATTGTAGCGGGGATGCCGACCTACGCGGAATGCGGCGGGCTAATGTACCTGAGTCAGAGCATTATGGACTTTGAGGGGCGCTCCTGGGAGATGGCGGGAATTCTGCCAACCGTGGCGCAAATGGGCAAACGGCTAACTCTGGGCTATCGGCAGGCGGCGGCGTTGCAAAATAGTCCTTTCATGCAGGAAAAGGCGATCGTCTGGGGACATGAATTTCACCGATCGACGCTCACCCAGCTACCCAAAACGCCGCTTTACCAAATCCGAGGCTATGACGCTACTAGTCCAGCGACGACAGAAGGATGGCATATGCATCAGGCTCACGCTTCCTACGTGCATCTGCACTGGGGCGATCGGGCTTGGATGCCGCACAATTTTCTGCAAGCCTGTCTGCGATTTGGGAAAGTGCAACCGGGAACGTTCTGA